From Ignavibacteria bacterium:
AAGCGATTGCATTGTTTCGATATTTATAAAATCTGCTTCAGTTAATCCTTTTGCTTGTTCACGAAATGAATCGAATGCCTGTTCGCGAGTTGTTTCACCAAGGGGTTCGATCAATTCTCCCAATGGTCCGAGCGAAGCCGCAACTATGACATCGGTTTTTGCTGCTTTTCGGGCAATTTCAATTCCACGTTTATTGATTTCGCATGTTTTACTTTCAAGTCCAAATATTTTTAATCGCAGCATATTTGCACCGAAAGTGTTGGATTGAATTATATCAGACCCTGCATTGGCATAACTTCGGTGGATTTCAAAAATGATTTCTGGTTTGGTTAGATTGTATTCTTCCGGGCATTCGCCGATCTGCCAGCCGTGTTTTTGAAGCATCGTCCCCATTGCTCCGTCGAAGACCCAGACTTTTTTTCTTTGTAAAAATTCAATCATTGTGGAACAAAATTTTGTTTTACTAATTTACAAATAATGATTATTATAATGTACTAATTCGTTAAGTACTTTTGTGATGAAAGAAATATTGTTTTGTCTGATTAACAAATCATAGATGGACGGAAAAACTGAGGCGAAAATGAAAAGTAAATTATTATTATTAATTATTGCAGTATTTTGTATCTCTTCATTCTCTCCTTTAATACAGGAAGAAAACGAACTGAGTTTTGAACTCGATGGAAACTCGTATAAAATGAGAGTGAAAGACATTTCATTCAGTAAATCTCAAAATATACGAATCTCGATCTCTGCAGAAGAAGAAACTTCGCATCGAAAAACTTCAGCGCACTTATTTTTTGAACTTGAGGGGTATCTTGCGTCTGGTAAATCTTCGAATTTTGGATTGAACTTGAATGAATTTATGAAAACCTCTACTTCAAATGAAATGCTAAGAATTAGTGTGAGCAGTAACCAAGCTGAATACAAAAAAAGTACAACCGAAAGAAGAATTGAACATGATTTAAAAGGTTGGGGGGAATTGAAAGTCACTAATGTTTTCGTGGGCAAAGGTGTGGTTGTTATTGGTAAATTTTCAGGTAATTATTCTTCAAAAGAAATGAACATTAAGCTTCGCAACGGTGAATTTAAATTCAGAATTTGATTCTTGCGTGTTGCTTGAGTAAAGTATTTCTCCAATTAAAGTAAATATTTAACAATTATTGGAATCCGAAATTGGCATCAAAAAAAAATATTCCAACTAATATTCTAAACAAAATATACTCAAAAGTCTTCAACTACTCAGAAACCAAACTCTTGTATGTACTGATGTTTATTGGGTTTGTACTCCGTTTTGTTTATTTAATTGAATCTCAATCAATACCATTCTTCGATCGATTTTATGATTTGCAACAGGTGTATGATAAAACAGCCAAGCTGATTGCTTTCGATAAATTATTTTTTGGACCGGAATATTTTTCAGCCTCACCCTTGTACTCATATTTTTTGGCAATTTTCTATGTATTTTTTTCAAAGCAGGTTTTCTTAATTCAGTTAGTTCAAATTATTATCAGCACGCTTACAATACCTGTTTTATATCTCGTTGGAAAGAATTTGCATTCTGATAAGGTCGGATACACAGCAGCTTTCATTTCGGCATTCTTTGGGAATTTTATTTTTTATTCTACTGCAATACTTGAGACTACGTTGCAAGTATTTTTAGTTTCTTCTCTCCTGTTTTTTCTCACGCAGGATTTTGAACGGAAAGTTGAAAAGAAATGGTTCCTAATTGGTCTGTTAGTTGCATTAACCGCATTAACACGAGAAGCTGTATTGATTTTCGTACCCATTGCTCTTCTATGGTTAATTTTTAAAGGAAGATCGTTTGAAAAAATTAAATCCCAATTCACAAAAGTATTAGCTGCTTACATTCTTGGATTATTAATAATAATTGTCCCCTTTGTAATTCGAAATATTTCAAAAAGTAACTCATTCGTACTAATTACCCCGACTGAAGGTTTGAACTTTTACATGGGAAATAATTCACCGAACTCGGATGTATTTGTAAACCCTGAAGGATTTAATTACTATGAAGATATAGCTGGAATAAATTATTTAAAAACTACAGAAAAGAAAAACTTTTTACCTGCAGAAGCTTCGATGAAATGGTTTCAGAAAGGATTGGATTTCATTTTCGATAATCCTATCGATGCATTTTTTCTGACTTCCAAAAAAGCTTTTTTAATTCTTGGAGATACTGAGAATCCCGAGACTTCATCCACTGACTATGAATTCTATCGCGAAACCTATTCAAGTGTTTTAAAACTTCCATTGATCAGTTTTTACTCGGTTGCCCTTTTCGGTTTGGCAGGTCTAATATACTCGTGGAGGGAAAGAAAAAAAATTTCGTTATTCTATTGGTTTTCACTTTCAATCTTTGTGATGCTTGCTATGTTTTATGTTTCCGGAAAAACGCGAATGCTTCTCTCTCCGATATTAATAATTTTTTCGAGCTATGGAATTTATTCAATATTCAAAAGCTTGAAGTATAAAAATTATCAAGAGTTAATCTCACCTTCATTGGTAATTATTGGATTTATTTTATTTCAGGCCTTTCTTATTCCTAAATATACTTTTCAAAAATATATGGCTTATTTCGATCTTGGAGATTACTTCACTCAAGTTGGCAGTTACGATGTTGCAGCAACAAGTTATGAGAAGTCTATAATGTACCGAGAGCATTATTTAACACATCTCAAACTTGGAGATGTTTACGCCCTTCAAAAATTAAATGCCGAAGCTCTTCAGGAATATAAGGCTGCACTCGAATTAAGACCTGATTATCCCCCAGCAATTTTTAATATGGCTTTGATCTATTCCTCAACCGGAAATCTTGATAGAGCAAAACAATTATATGAAAAAGTGTTGCAGCTAGATCCAAACTATTCAGATGCATATCGAAGTCTTGGTGCGATAGCGTATTTAAATAATAATTTGCCGGAAGCATTATTTAACTTCGAAAAATTCCTTGAGACGTCGACTGACGAAAGTGCGAAGAATAAAATCCGCGGTGATATCGCGCTTATTAAAAGCAGATTATCTAACCAATAACAAAATATTCTTCCAGCCGTAAAATTTTTTTGTAAAACAACGGAACATACACAAAATGAATTCGTCTAAACCTCCGAAAGAAATCGAGAAGAATATTATTTTTAGAGAGAGCTCTCATCCTGATCCCGATTACACTGAAATTCAAAAAATTCAGACTGGAGATATGCAGGCATTTCGTAACATAGTCGAAAAATATCAGGAAAAGGTAAGAAATTTGACTTATTCCGTTTTGGGCGAGAAAACTCATGTGGATGATGTAGCTCAAGAAGTTTTTACAAAGGTCTACTTAAAATCAAACAGTTTCAGGTTTGAAGCAAAATTTTCAACATGGCTTTACCAAATAACTCTTAACAAATGTCGAGATGAACTGCGAAAGAAAACAGCCAAATCATTCTTTTTGATTAAAAATGCAGAGAATATTCAAACGCATGATCAAACAACCGAATTGATTGAATCAACCAATCTTTCTGAATTAGTTCGAGAGCAAATAGCAAAACTTCCCAGAAAATTGCGCGAGGTTGTGATACTTAAGGATATCAATGATCTTAGTTATAAAGAAATAAGTAATGTTCTAAATTGTAATGAAGGTACAGTGAAATCACGATTGTTTAGAGGCAGAATGGAATTGAAAAACAGATTAACTCCATTCAGAAAGGAGCTAGGATTTTGAAAAAAATAAATGACGAAATATTATTTCAATACATTGATAATGAACTTTCCGAAGCTGAACGGTTAGAAGTTGAAACTGAACTTAGCAGATCGGTAGAGCTTCAAAATCGTTTGGATGAGCTTAAAAATATTACTTGCATTCCAAAACTAGTTCAGCCGCTCGATCCTTCACCATATTTTGCCCAGCAGCTGATTGAGAACAAATTCACATCGAGAAAAAATTTAAGTATTAAAAAGTATGCACCCGTTTTTATCGTTATTGTGTTAACAGCAGCTTTGATGCTGTTTTATAAATATAACCTTTCCGAAGTTGATAAAATTGTAAGAGAAAGCGGCGGGGATTTATTAAGTTATTATACGAAAAATTTGAAACCACTTTTTATGAACACACGGTTGGACGAGGATGATGTCTTCAATTTTGCCTTCAATCGAATTG
This genomic window contains:
- a CDS encoding homocysteine methyltransferase, which codes for MIEFLQRKKVWVFDGAMGTMLQKHGWQIGECPEEYNLTKPEIIFEIHRSYANAGSDIIQSNTFGANMLRLKIFGLESKTCEINKRGIEIARKAAKTDVIVAASLGPLGELIEPLGETTREQAFDSFREQAKGLTEADFINIETMQSL
- a CDS encoding tetratricopeptide repeat protein, yielding MASKKNIPTNILNKIYSKVFNYSETKLLYVLMFIGFVLRFVYLIESQSIPFFDRFYDLQQVYDKTAKLIAFDKLFFGPEYFSASPLYSYFLAIFYVFFSKQVFLIQLVQIIISTLTIPVLYLVGKNLHSDKVGYTAAFISAFFGNFIFYSTAILETTLQVFLVSSLLFFLTQDFERKVEKKWFLIGLLVALTALTREAVLIFVPIALLWLIFKGRSFEKIKSQFTKVLAAYILGLLIIIVPFVIRNISKSNSFVLITPTEGLNFYMGNNSPNSDVFVNPEGFNYYEDIAGINYLKTTEKKNFLPAEASMKWFQKGLDFIFDNPIDAFFLTSKKAFLILGDTENPETSSTDYEFYRETYSSVLKLPLISFYSVALFGLAGLIYSWRERKKISLFYWFSLSIFVMLAMFYVSGKTRMLLSPILIIFSSYGIYSIFKSLKYKNYQELISPSLVIIGFILFQAFLIPKYTFQKYMAYFDLGDYFTQVGSYDVAATSYEKSIMYREHYLTHLKLGDVYALQKLNAEALQEYKAALELRPDYPPAIFNMALIYSSTGNLDRAKQLYEKVLQLDPNYSDAYRSLGAIAYLNNNLPEALFNFEKFLETSTDESAKNKIRGDIALIKSRLSNQ
- a CDS encoding sigma-70 family RNA polymerase sigma factor, whose translation is MNSSKPPKEIEKNIIFRESSHPDPDYTEIQKIQTGDMQAFRNIVEKYQEKVRNLTYSVLGEKTHVDDVAQEVFTKVYLKSNSFRFEAKFSTWLYQITLNKCRDELRKKTAKSFFLIKNAENIQTHDQTTELIESTNLSELVREQIAKLPRKLREVVILKDINDLSYKEISNVLNCNEGTVKSRLFRGRMELKNRLTPFRKELGF